The genome window tttttttggcacCATTAGTTGACTCATTCTCGACAAACACAAATTCATTGccaataatgttttaaaaagacATGCATCACTTCAAGTTTACTAAAATTTACAGTCGGGTCCCATAAACTCGAGCTCTTCTCCTACTAATGTAGTTGTTGTCTTGTTGATGAAGATGCTCACATTGGGTGTTGGAAAAGATTATGGCCTATTTGCCAGCTTGCATTACGATTTGCCACAGTGTGTGAGAGTGACTGTGGAAAAAGACCCAACCTTGGAGACATACCAAACATATAACaagttttttctctttttcaatagCTGTACAAACCAAGATCTCATTCTCCAATGACATATCTTAATATAtgcagaaaagaaagaaaaaaagaactgTAATCATACCTCAATGCTATACATGCACaaggaaataattttaagtgATACAAACATTATGCAAGTTTTGTTTCATGAACAAAGCCTGGGCAAGGATCTTGCAGTGCTATGAGTTGTTGGTGTTTTGGATTTCATGAGTTTGGCCATCTGGGCCTGCATTTTCTTGCAGAGTTTCTCCAGTTCAATCACCCTCCATTGCATCCCTTGTAAATGAGCTCTGAGGTTCTCGTTGTCGCCCGATATGTCTAATCTCCCTGAATAAAGAACAATTTGTTCACTGCCTTCACCTTTCTTTGCCTTGGCTCGGGCTTCATTGAGTTTACAAGGGGAATCCATGTCGGATTTACTGTTCTTAGTGCCCTGCAATAAGTTCTTAAGCTTCAATTGCTGGGAAAAAAGAGCTTCTACCGAGCTTTTTGAAGGAAATTTCGCATTCTGGGAAAGGTGTACGCAAGCATCCGAAGAGAGCTTCTCATAGTTCAGTGCGCAACAGATCTTCAGTTTTTCTTCTTCTGACAACCCTGCATGCACCTATTAAAACCATGTTTAGTGCAAATGCATCAGATATGATAGTGGAGTAACTTGTATGAAAAAGATCAAAGTACTACCTCCAGATAAACGTGGATTGCGTGGTATAATTCATCCCAACAGTCCCTAGCAGAATCCGGCAAGGCCACCACCAATGCTAGAAACTTCGAAAATCTTAAAAAAGGATCCGGAGCTACTTCTGCAATATACAGATCCATCAAGCTAGCAACCTTCTTCATTCGTGTTGGTGATAATCGCCAGCCTCCTTCACGTAGAAATGCTTTCAGAAATCTAAGAACAAGGTTCACATCATATAAACAACTTGTTCCATATGGAGATGGGATGAGCAGGTTGTCTAATGTTGCTTGATCCATTTGAGAACCTATCATACACTCCAACTTGTTCCTGCTACTTTTGCTTATGTTCAAATTCAGCACCACACGAAGAACCCCGAACAAACTCTTGCATGAAATGCAACTCGGATCAAGAGTGTAAAGCCCATCGATCACGATCTCTAGAACTTGGCGTTTCTCATCAGATGAAGCGGTGAAGAACTTTGACTTCTGGTAATACAAGAGGAACCGACTGATGATCACTTGATTGTACTTACGAGAGACCATAGATTTTACCAGCATTTCAACCAAATTGGGACTCAGAACAGAAAGGTCTTCGAACCACCAATTTGCTCGAGAGAAGCTGTTCTTCAAACTCTCGGTACTTCTAGTATCGCAGGAAAGCCGTAACCCCGAGCTATCCGGAGACGAAGTAGACGCACAAGGACTCACTTCACCAGTGATAGCCAACCTCCCAACAATTGAATCCAAGCATTTTTCAAGAATACCTGAAGAAGTTGCAACCTGCTGCATTTCCTGGCAATGCTTCAAAGCAACCAAAAGATCAGGCCAAGTCCAGTACCCGAGTTCTTCAATGCATTTCTTGGTTTTTTCTAACAGATTACAGTTTCCTGACACAGATTTGCTCATCTCCATGAATTCAGCAGCAGAATATAACAAGGAAATGTTTGAAGGATTTATATCAATTTCTCCTTTGTTATAACAAAACCTTGATATAAGCTCAAAATTCTCAGCTCCTCCAGGAAAGTCATTAAATATCACTTTATTTCTGTTGGCACCTGTGGATTTACCAAACAATTTGCTTAACCTGCCTGAGAATGAACATATAATTTTCTGCCAATAACCAGACAAGAATATTAGAtgacaaaacaaataattaaccaAAACTTAAATACTCTAGCAGGGTTAAAATCTAGAATGTCTTTTGTCCAAGGAATGAGAATTGCAGAGAAAAGTGAGAGGATGGAACACAAAACAGGACAAATTAGAGAATTATTGTAAAAACAGTCCCCCAATCACTTTCCTGTAAGAATCTTGCAGGGCTAAACCAAGAGAACATAAAAAAAGGAAGAGAGCTGAGAGGtcattatttaagtaataaattaagtaaaggAAGAGAGCTGAGAGGtcattatttaagtaataaattaagtgATGGGGTAATAAATTGCAAAGATGTG of Gossypium raimondii isolate GPD5lz chromosome 3, ASM2569854v1, whole genome shotgun sequence contains these proteins:
- the LOC105794941 gene encoding BTB/POZ domain-containing protein At3g22104 isoform X1, translating into MAVCCDLEADINGEETFLLDKKIICSFSGRLSKLFGKSTGANRNKVIFNDFPGGAENFELISRFCYNKGEIDINPSNISLLYSAAEFMEMSKSVSGNCNLLEKTKKCIEELGYWTWPDLLVALKHCQEMQQVATSSGILEKCLDSIVGRLAITGEVSPCASTSSPDSSGLRLSCDTRSTESLKNSFSRANWWFEDLSVLSPNLVEMLVKSMVSRKYNQVIISRFLLYYQKSKFFTASSDEKRQVLEIVIDGLYTLDPSCISCKSLFGVLRVVLNLNISKSSRNKLECMIGSQMDQATLDNLLIPSPYGTSCLYDVNLVLRFLKAFLREGGWRLSPTRMKKVASLMDLYIAEVAPDPFLRFSKFLALVVALPDSARDCWDELYHAIHVYLEVHAGLSEEEKLKICCALNYEKLSSDACVHLSQNAKFPSKSSVEALFSQQLKLKNLLQGTKNSKSDMDSPCKLNEARAKAKKGEGSEQIVLYSGRLDISGDNENLRAHLQGMQWRVIELEKLCKKMQAQMAKLMKSKTPTTHSTARSLPRLCS
- the LOC105794941 gene encoding BTB/POZ domain-containing protein At3g22104 isoform X2; its protein translation is MEMSKSVSGNCNLLEKTKKCIEELGYWTWPDLLVALKHCQEMQQVATSSGILEKCLDSIVGRLAITGEVSPCASTSSPDSSGLRLSCDTRSTESLKNSFSRANWWFEDLSVLSPNLVEMLVKSMVSRKYNQVIISRFLLYYQKSKFFTASSDEKRQVLEIVIDGLYTLDPSCISCKSLFGVLRVVLNLNISKSSRNKLECMIGSQMDQATLDNLLIPSPYGTSCLYDVNLVLRFLKAFLREGGWRLSPTRMKKVASLMDLYIAEVAPDPFLRFSKFLALVVALPDSARDCWDELYHAIHVYLEVHAGLSEEEKLKICCALNYEKLSSDACVHLSQNAKFPSKSSVEALFSQQLKLKNLLQGTKNSKSDMDSPCKLNEARAKAKKGEGSEQIVLYSGRLDISGDNENLRAHLQGMQWRVIELEKLCKKMQAQMAKLMKSKTPTTHSTARSLPRLCS